From the genome of Geobacter sp. SVR, one region includes:
- a CDS encoding molybdopterin dinucleotide binding domain-containing protein: MSKISRRTFLWLTGGSGIALATTPQRKVVNTLIPQVIPAEHTVPGEWTLFATTCRECPAGCGTHLWHRDGRVTKAEGNPSHPVNRGGLCARGQSSLQGLYDPDRVQGVIGRHGKEFRSSTWEEALSAIAGRLKAGGRVALLSSLQTGALAEVMQRFTAAFGSDRLLFYEPFSFEPLKTAHQQLFGLPLIPYYDIEKCDLVLSLAADFLETWISPVSFAAQFSAMHAYLEQQNVSGRAARPGRMVYVGPRLSMTAANADEFIQVPPGCERLVAAALLREIIEQGWSKNDLSSLKPAIEKLLSAGGSIPGISNRTVTQLARRFAEAGGAVALAGPTGSAGAPAVQTAGAAALLNYATGRIGRTVDFSRPHALSNAAVEADLQGFLDSLGPRDILFVHDTNPAYTRPASIPLLERVGTVVHLGTMLDETARMAEWVLPVDSPLESWGDYEPHRDMHGIMQPTMGRLYDTRSAGDILLDLARRAGRPLSRSPSGRRPASFESWLRQRWEGMRNELAPQVPAGTFFTDVLRNGGAWKTPPPAAAVAPKPSAVGLFAAETTSSTGANEEGTAELWLWPSLMLYDGRLANRGWLQEAPDPITSFVWGSWIDIHPGKAAALGLKAGDLVELATPAGTVRASVRISHEVTRHTAALAFGQGHQALGGTARDIGVNAFSLAPVAAMGTFGICRISRVGALSENAPVHTVPVREQFDRQILQWMPLSVVSGMKPGEGEELVLPLPEGYRADRDMYPKREYLKHRWAMVIDLQRCIGCGACAVACYAENNIPVIGREGVGKGVGNGREMAWLRVAPYRKPDSSLRYGWLPLLCQHCDAAPCEPVCPVFAAMHNEEGLNAQIYNRCIGTRYCSNNCPYKVRRFNWINIEWRPPLDLQLNPEVTVRSRGVMEKCTFCVQRIRRAEYRAKRENRKIRDGEIETACMQSCPTKVFAFGDLLDPQSRVSRLTRSDPRRYHVLEELNTKSAVTYLRKVDLEA, from the coding sequence ATGAGCAAGATCTCCCGACGCACCTTTCTGTGGCTTACCGGAGGAAGCGGCATTGCGCTGGCAACTACCCCCCAGCGCAAAGTGGTCAACACGCTGATCCCCCAGGTGATCCCCGCCGAGCATACCGTTCCCGGAGAGTGGACGTTGTTTGCCACCACCTGCCGCGAATGTCCGGCCGGCTGCGGCACGCACCTGTGGCATCGCGACGGCCGGGTCACCAAGGCCGAGGGAAACCCGTCCCATCCCGTCAACCGCGGCGGTCTGTGCGCTCGCGGACAATCCTCCCTGCAGGGACTGTACGACCCGGACCGGGTACAGGGGGTCATCGGCCGCCATGGCAAGGAGTTCCGCAGCAGCACCTGGGAAGAGGCCTTGTCGGCCATTGCCGGCAGGCTGAAAGCCGGGGGCCGCGTGGCGCTGCTTTCCAGCCTGCAGACCGGAGCCCTGGCAGAGGTGATGCAGCGATTCACCGCTGCCTTTGGTTCGGATCGCCTGCTGTTTTACGAACCCTTCAGTTTCGAACCGCTCAAAACCGCCCACCAGCAGCTCTTTGGTCTCCCGCTGATCCCGTACTACGACATAGAGAAATGCGATCTGGTGCTCAGCCTGGCTGCCGATTTCCTGGAAACCTGGATCTCTCCGGTATCCTTTGCCGCCCAGTTTTCGGCTATGCATGCCTACCTGGAGCAGCAGAACGTTTCCGGCCGGGCAGCGCGTCCGGGGCGAATGGTGTACGTGGGACCGCGGCTTTCCATGACCGCTGCCAATGCCGATGAATTCATCCAGGTCCCCCCCGGTTGCGAGCGGCTGGTTGCGGCGGCGTTGCTCCGGGAGATCATCGAGCAGGGCTGGAGCAAAAACGATCTCTCGTCGTTGAAGCCGGCTATCGAAAAGCTGTTGTCCGCCGGAGGAAGCATTCCCGGCATTTCCAATCGAACAGTGACGCAGCTTGCCCGGCGTTTCGCCGAGGCCGGCGGGGCGGTGGCCCTGGCCGGCCCCACCGGCAGCGCCGGAGCGCCTGCAGTCCAGACCGCCGGTGCTGCGGCCCTGCTGAACTATGCCACCGGCCGCATCGGTCGGACCGTCGATTTTTCCCGTCCCCACGCCCTGTCCAATGCTGCCGTTGAAGCGGACCTGCAAGGCTTTCTGGACTCTCTCGGGCCGCGCGACATCCTGTTCGTGCACGATACCAACCCGGCCTACACCCGGCCTGCCTCGATCCCGCTCCTGGAACGGGTCGGAACGGTGGTGCACCTGGGCACCATGCTGGACGAAACAGCCCGGATGGCGGAGTGGGTCCTGCCGGTGGACAGCCCTCTGGAATCCTGGGGAGATTATGAGCCGCACCGCGACATGCATGGTATCATGCAGCCCACCATGGGGCGGCTGTACGATACGCGCTCGGCCGGCGACATACTGCTCGACCTGGCGAGACGGGCCGGCAGGCCGCTCTCCCGGAGCCCCTCCGGCCGACGCCCGGCCAGCTTCGAGAGCTGGCTGCGGCAGCGCTGGGAGGGGATGCGCAACGAGCTGGCGCCGCAGGTTCCGGCCGGAACCTTCTTTACCGATGTGCTGCGCAACGGAGGAGCATGGAAAACTCCCCCTCCGGCAGCGGCGGTCGCTCCGAAACCCTCGGCAGTCGGTCTTTTTGCGGCTGAGACGACGAGCTCCACCGGGGCCAACGAGGAGGGGACGGCCGAGCTCTGGTTGTGGCCGTCGCTGATGCTGTACGACGGCCGGCTTGCCAACCGGGGCTGGCTGCAGGAGGCCCCTGACCCGATCACCTCCTTCGTGTGGGGCAGCTGGATCGATATCCATCCCGGAAAAGCGGCTGCTCTGGGGCTGAAAGCAGGGGACCTGGTAGAACTCGCCACCCCGGCCGGAACGGTCCGCGCATCGGTCAGGATCAGCCATGAGGTGACCCGGCACACGGCGGCCCTGGCCTTCGGGCAGGGGCACCAGGCACTGGGAGGCACTGCCCGGGACATCGGGGTAAATGCCTTCAGCCTTGCTCCTGTCGCCGCCATGGGCACCTTCGGTATCTGCCGCATCAGCCGGGTGGGAGCGCTGAGCGAGAATGCGCCGGTTCACACCGTACCGGTCCGGGAACAGTTCGACCGGCAGATCCTCCAATGGATGCCGCTCTCGGTGGTGAGCGGCATGAAGCCGGGGGAGGGGGAGGAACTGGTCCTGCCGCTGCCCGAGGGCTATCGTGCCGACAGGGACATGTATCCCAAGCGGGAGTATCTGAAACACCGCTGGGCAATGGTGATCGACCTGCAGCGCTGCATCGGCTGCGGGGCCTGTGCGGTGGCCTGTTACGCCGAGAACAACATCCCGGTGATCGGAAGGGAAGGGGTTGGCAAGGGGGTGGGCAACGGCCGGGAAATGGCTTGGCTGCGGGTAGCCCCCTACCGCAAGCCGGACAGCTCCCTGCGCTACGGCTGGCTGCCGCTTTTGTGCCAGCACTGCGATGCAGCCCCCTGCGAGCCGGTCTGCCCGGTCTTTGCAGCCATGCACAACGAGGAGGGGCTGAATGCCCAGATCTACAACCGCTGCATCGGTACGCGCTACTGTTCCAACAACTGTCCCTACAAGGTGCGCCGGTTCAACTGGATCAACATAGAATGGCGCCCCCCGCTGGATCTGCAGTTGAATCCCGAGGTAACGGTGCGTAGCAGGGGGGTGATGGAAAAATGCACTTTCTGCGTGCAGCGCATCCGCCGGGCCGAGTACCGCGCCAAGCGTGAGAACCGTAAAATCCGCGACGGCGAGATCGAAACTGCCTGCATGCAGTCCTGTCCAACCAAGGTCTTCGCCTTCGGCGATCTGCTCGATCCCCAGTCCCGGGTGTCCCGGCTGACCCGCAGCGATCCGCGACGTTATCACGTGCTGGAGGAGTTGAACACCAAATCGGCGGTGACCTATCTGCGGAAGGTGGATCTGGAGGCATGA
- a CDS encoding diguanylate cyclase: protein MLNRRQKLLIIDDTPVNIEILGELMGGECEVLFALNGTDGIELACSQLPDLILLDVMMPDVDGYEVCSRLKQDPLTRSIPVIFVTAMNHEEDEARGLEIGAIDYVNKPINQAIVRARIRNHLELKRHRDLLENICLADGLTGVANRRRFDQYLDQEWRRALRSGTTISLVMIDIDYFKLFNDGYGHVAGDECLRKVALKLVETLKRPSDMAARYGGEEFACILPETDAAGALLVAEELRHEVEALQIPHESSEVSSRVTISVGVASMTPSPGESYVAIAEQADQALYAAKKEGRNRVSSCRLDLQRETFRYNGSNFSAGLALS, encoded by the coding sequence ATGCTGAACAGACGGCAAAAACTGCTGATAATCGACGATACGCCGGTCAACATCGAGATACTCGGCGAACTGATGGGGGGGGAGTGCGAGGTGCTGTTCGCGCTGAACGGAACGGACGGCATTGAACTCGCCTGTTCGCAACTGCCGGACCTGATCCTGCTGGATGTCATGATGCCGGATGTGGACGGCTACGAGGTCTGCTCCAGACTTAAGCAGGACCCGCTCACCAGGTCCATACCGGTGATCTTCGTGACCGCCATGAACCACGAGGAAGACGAGGCCAGGGGGCTGGAGATCGGGGCCATCGACTACGTCAACAAGCCGATCAACCAGGCCATAGTCCGGGCCAGGATCCGCAATCATCTGGAGCTGAAACGGCATCGCGACCTGCTGGAAAACATCTGCCTGGCGGACGGCCTGACCGGCGTGGCCAACCGCAGACGCTTCGACCAGTATCTCGATCAGGAATGGAGGCGGGCTCTGCGCTCGGGAACAACGATCTCACTGGTCATGATCGATATCGATTATTTCAAGCTTTTCAATGACGGCTACGGGCATGTGGCCGGCGACGAATGTCTGCGGAAGGTTGCGCTGAAGCTTGTGGAAACCCTGAAAAGGCCCTCGGACATGGCGGCGCGCTACGGAGGGGAGGAGTTCGCCTGCATCCTGCCGGAAACCGATGCCGCCGGGGCCCTGCTGGTGGCGGAAGAGTTGCGCCACGAGGTGGAGGCCCTGCAGATACCGCACGAGTCTTCGGAAGTATCGAGCCGGGTAACCATCAGCGTCGGTGTGGCCAGCATGACCCCCTCGCCGGGAGAGTCGTACGTTGCCATAGCCGAGCAGGCGGATCAGGCCCTGTATGCCGCCAAAAAGGAGGGGCGCAACCGGGTGAGTTCGTGCCGCTTGGACCTTCAGCGGGAGACGTTCCGCTATAACGGCAGCAATTTCTCTGCCGGTTTGGCTCTTTCGTAA
- a CDS encoding PilZ domain-containing protein: MGSRRHGERINSFEKCVLNHNGRSIQCYLEDISISGVLVNCYDVSMENIRLGDVCTIDLADDPKITHREVKCSVTRFTTTQIGLQFTY, encoded by the coding sequence ATGGGTTCGCGCAGACATGGCGAAAGAATCAACAGTTTCGAGAAATGCGTCTTAAATCACAACGGCAGGAGTATCCAGTGTTACCTGGAGGATATCTCCATTTCCGGCGTGCTGGTGAATTGCTACGACGTCTCGATGGAAAACATCCGTCTGGGAGATGTGTGCACCATCGATCTGGCCGATGATCCCAAAATCACCCATCGCGAGGTCAAATGCAGCGTTACCCGCTTCACAACCACCCAGATCGGGTTGCAGTTCACCTACTGA
- a CDS encoding thiamine pyrophosphate-requiring protein, translating into MATTSDYLVQRLYDWGVRRVYGYPGDGINGVMGALGRAVEKVEFVQVRHEEEAAFMACAHAKFTGQVGICIATSGPGAIHLLNGLYDARLDHQSVVAIVGQQATSAIGADFQQEVDLLSLFKDVAGQYVHMASNPAQVRHLIDRALRIALAERTVTCVILPNDIQEMDAIPSPERKHGTTFTGLGFSRPEIVPKRDDLRRAAEVLNSGSKVAILVGAGALGAAEEVIETAERLGAGVAKALLGKAVLPDSLPFVTGSIGLLGTRPSWDMMSECDTLLMIGSGFPYAEFLPREGRARGVQIDINPRMLGLRYPMEVNLQGDAILTLRALVPLLERKNDRQWRESIVKNVSEWWQITEARAMAEANPINPQRLFWELSPQLPDRCILTCDSGTAAGWFARDLRIRPGMMASLSGGLATMCPGVPYAIAAKMNYPDRPVIALVGDGAMQMLGINGLITIARQWKNWSNPSLVIMVLNNLDLNMVTWEQRVMSGAPKFSNSQEVPPFNYARYADMLGLEGLEITKPEQIAAVWQTALSARRPVVIDAHCDPDVPPLPPHVTMEQARSFMMSILKGDPNRGGIVRQSARQIVAALLASREK; encoded by the coding sequence ATGGCAACCACAAGCGACTATCTGGTACAGCGGCTGTACGACTGGGGAGTGCGCAGGGTGTACGGATATCCCGGAGACGGTATCAACGGCGTGATGGGAGCCTTGGGGCGGGCCGTGGAAAAGGTGGAGTTCGTCCAGGTCCGCCACGAGGAAGAGGCGGCCTTCATGGCCTGCGCCCATGCCAAATTCACCGGCCAGGTCGGCATCTGCATCGCAACCTCCGGTCCGGGGGCCATCCATCTCCTGAACGGCCTCTACGATGCCCGGCTGGACCACCAGTCGGTGGTGGCCATTGTCGGCCAGCAGGCCACCAGCGCCATCGGAGCCGATTTCCAGCAGGAAGTGGACCTGCTCTCCCTGTTCAAGGATGTTGCCGGCCAGTACGTACACATGGCCAGCAACCCGGCCCAGGTGCGGCACCTGATCGATCGCGCCCTGCGGATCGCCCTGGCCGAACGGACCGTCACCTGCGTGATCCTGCCCAATGACATCCAGGAGATGGATGCGATCCCCTCTCCGGAACGGAAACACGGCACCACTTTTACCGGGCTCGGCTTCAGCAGGCCGGAGATCGTACCGAAGCGCGACGATCTGCGGAGGGCGGCGGAGGTGCTCAATTCCGGCAGCAAGGTGGCCATCCTGGTGGGTGCCGGAGCCCTGGGAGCGGCGGAAGAGGTGATCGAAACTGCGGAGCGGCTGGGGGCCGGAGTGGCCAAGGCCCTGCTCGGCAAGGCGGTCCTGCCGGACAGCCTCCCCTTTGTTACCGGGTCCATCGGGCTTTTGGGCACCAGGCCGAGCTGGGACATGATGTCGGAGTGCGACACCCTGCTGATGATCGGCAGCGGTTTCCCCTATGCCGAGTTTCTCCCTCGGGAAGGCAGGGCGCGCGGCGTCCAGATCGATATAAACCCGCGCATGCTCGGCCTGCGTTATCCGATGGAAGTGAACCTCCAGGGAGATGCCATCCTGACGCTCAGGGCCCTGGTGCCGCTGTTGGAGCGGAAAAACGACCGGCAGTGGCGCGAATCGATCGTGAAGAATGTCTCCGAGTGGTGGCAGATCACCGAGGCACGCGCCATGGCCGAGGCGAACCCCATCAATCCCCAGCGGCTGTTCTGGGAGCTCTCTCCGCAGTTGCCGGACCGGTGCATTCTCACCTGTGATTCCGGCACCGCGGCCGGGTGGTTTGCCCGGGACCTGCGCATCAGGCCCGGCATGATGGCCTCCCTGTCAGGGGGACTGGCAACCATGTGTCCGGGGGTGCCCTATGCCATTGCGGCCAAGATGAATTATCCCGACCGGCCGGTAATCGCCCTGGTCGGTGACGGTGCCATGCAGATGCTGGGCATCAACGGGCTGATCACCATTGCCAGGCAGTGGAAGAACTGGAGCAACCCCAGCTTGGTGATCATGGTGCTGAACAACCTGGATCTCAATATGGTGACCTGGGAGCAGCGGGTTATGAGCGGAGCCCCCAAGTTCAGCAATTCACAGGAGGTGCCCCCTTTCAACTATGCCCGGTACGCGGACATGCTCGGTCTGGAGGGGTTGGAGATAACCAAGCCGGAGCAGATCGCCGCGGTATGGCAGACCGCCCTGTCCGCCCGGCGGCCGGTGGTGATCGATGCCCACTGCGACCCGGATGTGCCGCCGCTGCCGCCGCATGTCACCATGGAGCAGGCCAGGAGCTTCATGATGTCGATTCTGAAGGGGGATCCGAACCGGGGGGGCATTGTCAGGCAGTCGGCCCGGCAGATTGTGGCCGCCCTGCTGGCCAGCAGGGAAAAATAG
- a CDS encoding glycoside hydrolase family 15 protein, with translation MQFFGGQTMDAALLLMPMTGFIAFGDPRMVRTVDAIREELCQNGFVRRYGPAAAGLPEPEGVFLACSFWLAECLSRQGRMKEVHEVFDRALSTGNELELFSEQFDPVTGELCGNFSQGLTHLSLISAAMALDRISVAWK, from the coding sequence GTGCAGTTCTTCGGTGGCCAGACCATGGACGCTGCCCTGCTGCTCATGCCGATGACCGGCTTCATCGCCTTTGGCGATCCGCGCATGGTGCGCACCGTGGACGCCATCCGGGAAGAACTGTGTCAAAACGGCTTTGTGCGGCGGTACGGCCCGGCTGCTGCAGGCCTGCCGGAGCCGGAAGGGGTATTTCTGGCCTGTTCGTTCTGGCTGGCCGAATGCCTGTCCCGGCAGGGGCGCATGAAGGAGGTACATGAAGTCTTCGACCGGGCGCTCTCCACCGGCAATGAACTGGAGCTGTTTTCCGAGCAGTTCGATCCCGTGACCGGGGAACTGTGCGGCAATTTCTCCCAGGGACTGACCCACCTCTCGCTGATATCGGCAGCCATGGCCCTGGACAGGATATCCGTCGCCTGGAAATAG